A section of the Chryseobacterium scophthalmum genome encodes:
- a CDS encoding phosphoenolpyruvate carboxylase gives MIHDQRAEKFRQIVENKFQIYNSLFMSLPYDKMTNIGMLLPFLCEESKNGYDEGKTPVEIVEEFFKNHTDLETEEQKLELLFKIIQYIERQVVLFDSIEDAAFPGLHSESDNGTVTNLYERSFHDHKLEKVREKLKDFTVKVVFTAHPTQFYPSSVQRIIHDLRKAITDDSITNIDTLLQQLGKTPFVNKEKPTPIDEALSIIHYLRYVYYDTIGELFTKIRKTFDNGHFNLHEDIIQLGFWPGGDRDGNPFVTAPVTKRVSEELRTAILKSYYGNLKDVRRRLSFRGVSEILTQLSNELYTAIFRNEKITTEDILKRLNDVEKILINEHNSLFLDLLQNFKDRVKIFGTHFATLDIRQDSRIHQKVIDDVYAKLFGNLEADHVEKFNKLIEVSEKIETESFDEIVSDTLVNVAQIKEIQELNGLRGMNRYIISNSDAVKDVMNVYAFFKISGYKDEEIDMDIVPLFETMEGLANAENVMNELYQNPVYQKHLKRRGNQQTIMLGFSDGTKDGGYLKANWEIYKAKEVLTKLSEENGIKVIFFDGRGGPPARGGGKTHDFYASQGKTIANNKIELTIQGQTITSIFGNKEQAKYNFEQLLTAGVENDVFKNSKKDLTEKERALIIELADISYQKYSDLKAHPMFVPYLQEMSTLEYYGKTNIGSRPSKRGGDSELKFEDLRAIPFVGSWSQLKQNVPGFFGFGFAMQQMKEQGRFEEVIDLYKGSDFFKTLVLNSMMSMNKSYFPLTYYIKNNPKFGEFWNVLFAEYNLSKDIMLELTGFKQLQQEDPLSRKSVKIRERIVLPLLSIQQYALMKIQKGEGNKEAYEKLVTRSLFGNINASRNSA, from the coding sequence ATGATACACGACCAGCGCGCAGAAAAATTCAGGCAGATTGTGGAAAATAAGTTCCAAATCTACAATTCATTATTTATGAGCCTGCCTTATGATAAAATGACCAATATCGGGATGTTGCTTCCGTTTCTTTGTGAAGAAAGTAAAAACGGTTATGATGAAGGGAAAACTCCTGTAGAAATCGTTGAAGAATTCTTTAAAAATCATACCGATTTAGAAACTGAAGAACAAAAACTGGAACTGCTTTTTAAAATTATACAATATATTGAAAGACAGGTGGTTTTGTTTGATAGTATTGAAGATGCTGCATTTCCAGGATTGCACTCTGAAAGCGACAACGGAACGGTTACCAATCTTTACGAAAGATCTTTTCACGATCATAAGTTAGAAAAAGTACGTGAAAAGCTGAAAGATTTCACGGTTAAAGTTGTTTTTACAGCGCACCCCACTCAGTTTTATCCGAGTTCGGTACAACGTATCATTCATGATTTAAGAAAGGCGATTACGGATGATTCTATTACAAATATTGATACACTTTTGCAACAATTAGGAAAAACACCTTTTGTGAATAAAGAAAAACCAACTCCGATTGATGAAGCGTTGAGTATTATTCATTATTTGCGATATGTTTATTATGATACGATTGGAGAATTATTTACGAAAATCAGAAAAACTTTTGATAACGGACATTTTAACCTGCATGAAGATATCATTCAGCTTGGTTTTTGGCCGGGAGGTGACCGTGACGGAAATCCTTTTGTGACGGCACCTGTTACGAAAAGAGTTTCGGAAGAGCTTCGTACTGCAATTCTGAAATCTTATTACGGGAATTTGAAAGACGTAAGAAGAAGGTTGAGCTTCAGAGGGGTATCTGAAATTTTAACGCAGTTGAGTAATGAACTTTACACTGCGATTTTTAGAAATGAAAAAATTACTACGGAAGATATTTTAAAAAGACTGAACGATGTAGAAAAAATCTTAATCAACGAGCACAATTCTCTGTTTTTAGATTTGCTTCAGAATTTCAAAGATCGTGTGAAAATTTTCGGAACTCACTTTGCAACTTTAGACATTCGTCAGGATAGCAGAATTCACCAGAAAGTAATTGATGATGTCTATGCAAAACTATTCGGAAATTTAGAAGCTGATCATGTTGAAAAATTCAATAAACTGATTGAAGTTTCAGAAAAAATTGAGACGGAATCCTTTGATGAAATTGTTTCAGATACACTCGTAAATGTTGCTCAAATAAAAGAAATTCAAGAGTTAAACGGGCTTCGTGGAATGAACCGATATATTATTTCAAATTCTGATGCTGTGAAAGATGTGATGAATGTGTATGCATTTTTCAAAATTTCAGGTTATAAAGATGAAGAAATTGATATGGATATTGTTCCACTTTTCGAAACAATGGAAGGTCTTGCCAATGCTGAAAATGTGATGAATGAATTGTACCAAAATCCGGTTTATCAGAAACATTTGAAAAGAAGAGGAAATCAACAAACGATTATGCTTGGCTTTTCAGATGGTACAAAAGATGGTGGTTATCTTAAGGCAAACTGGGAAATTTATAAAGCAAAAGAAGTTCTCACCAAACTTTCAGAAGAAAACGGAATTAAAGTAATTTTCTTCGACGGAAGAGGCGGACCTCCTGCAAGAGGTGGCGGAAAAACCCACGATTTTTACGCATCGCAAGGAAAGACAATTGCAAATAATAAAATTGAATTGACAATTCAGGGACAAACCATTACCAGTATTTTTGGAAATAAAGAACAGGCGAAATATAACTTTGAACAGCTTTTGACAGCCGGAGTTGAGAATGATGTTTTCAAAAACTCTAAAAAAGATTTAACTGAAAAAGAAAGAGCTTTAATTATAGAATTGGCGGATATCAGTTATCAAAAATATTCAGATTTAAAAGCACATCCGATGTTCGTTCCGTATTTGCAGGAAATGAGTACGTTGGAATATTACGGGAAAACCAATATTGGAAGCCGTCCTTCAAAACGTGGTGGCGATAGCGAACTGAAATTTGAAGATTTAAGAGCAATTCCTTTTGTGGGATCTTGGTCTCAACTGAAACAGAATGTTCCCGGATTTTTCGGATTTGGGTTTGCGATGCAGCAAATGAAAGAGCAGGGTAGATTTGAGGAAGTAATCGATTTGTACAAAGGTTCAGACTTCTTTAAAACTTTAGTTTTAAACTCGATGATGAGTATGAACAAATCTTATTTCCCGTTAACGTATTACATTAAAAACAACCCGAAATTTGGTGAATTCTGGAATGTTTTATTTGCTGAATACAATCTTTCAAAAGATATTATGCTTGAATTGACAGGATTTAAACAGCTTCAGCAAGAAGATCCGTTATCAAGAAAGTCGGTGAAAATAAGAGAAAGAATTGTACTTCCTTTGTTGAGCATTCAGCAATATGCTTTAATGAAAATTCAGAAAGGTGAAGGTAATAAAGAAGCTTACGAAAAATTGGTAACGCGTTCTTTATTTGGAAATATTAATGCAAGTAGAAATTCAGCGTAA
- a CDS encoding mechanosensitive ion channel family protein gives MDYGLSYVDTVYKVLENWYIAFAKLTPKLVVGILVFLFFLFTSKYLSKLAVKIMHKVFPNSKKEGSVVTIIGIFRFIIMMMGSFIALEIMGFSGFLWKFIGSLGVAGVIAGVALKDLVSSIFSGMLIGIDKAFKVGDYITIGNHSGTVQEIGFLTTKMITDDGKKAYIPNQVIFNAPFYNITASPQRRIILDFEIPADEDISKAQQGILDVIKNLENIDKLETAEVNFTSLKQGIFNLQAKFWIAVGSNMLHIKSEALEKIKKRLDSDNIPLVTPTSINLINQASEQANPNDKLGL, from the coding sequence ATGGATTATGGCTTAAGCTACGTAGATACAGTGTATAAAGTTTTAGAGAATTGGTATATCGCATTTGCCAAGCTCACGCCGAAGCTTGTAGTGGGTATTTTAGTTTTTTTATTTTTTCTTTTCACCAGTAAATATCTTAGTAAGCTTGCCGTAAAAATTATGCACAAGGTTTTTCCTAATAGTAAAAAGGAAGGATCTGTAGTGACAATTATCGGAATTTTCAGATTTATTATCATGATGATGGGGTCATTTATTGCTCTTGAAATCATGGGATTCAGTGGATTTTTATGGAAGTTCATCGGTAGTTTAGGAGTTGCCGGTGTAATTGCCGGTGTTGCTCTGAAAGATTTGGTATCAAGTATTTTCTCAGGAATGCTGATCGGGATTGACAAAGCTTTTAAAGTGGGAGATTACATCACGATAGGAAATCACTCAGGAACTGTGCAGGAAATAGGTTTTCTAACGACAAAAATGATTACCGATGACGGAAAAAAAGCATACATTCCAAACCAGGTCATTTTTAATGCACCGTTTTATAATATTACAGCATCACCGCAGAGAAGAATTATTTTAGATTTTGAAATTCCTGCCGATGAAGATATCAGTAAAGCACAGCAAGGAATTTTAGATGTTATCAAAAATTTAGAAAACATCGATAAGCTTGAAACTGCTGAGGTGAATTTCACAAGTCTAAAACAAGGTATTTTCAATCTTCAGGCTAAATTTTGGATTGCAGTTGGTTCTAATATGCTTCACATCAAAAGTGAAGCTTTAGAAAAAATAAAAAAACGTCTCGATTCAGACAACATTCCTTTGGTTACGCCGACAAGCATCAATTTGATTAATCAGGCCAGTGAACAGGCAAATCCTAATGACAAATTAGGTTTATAA